From the genome of Pseudonocardia sp. EC080619-01:
ACTTCGGGGCCTCGCTGTCCGGCTCCGGGATCGCGGTGGGCGTGCTGTCCCGTGGCACCACCGTCGTCCACCAGCGCGACCTGCCGCGGCTGTCGAACCTGGAGCTGTTCCCGCAGGCCCCGTTGCTCGACGCCGAGGTGTTCCGCATGATCGGTGCGAACGCGGCCCAGTACGCCCAGGGCCGGTCGCCCCGCCCGGTGCCGACCCGCAACGACCAGATGGCGCGGCCGCGCTGGCAGGCGAAGGCGGCGCTGCTGCACATCAAGGAGTTCGAGTGCATCGACCACTCCCGCGCCGCGGTGGAGGTCGAGCCGGTCATCACCCGCGTCGACTGACCGAACCCCGCGGCGTGCGCCGTACCGAGCAGGAAGGCCGGGAGTGTCCCTCGTCATCGGCGTCGACATCGGCAACTCCACCACCGAGGCGTGCGTCGCCGAGGTGTCCGGCGGTGCGGTCGGACGCCTCGCGTCCTCGCTGACCGCGACGACGGGGGTGAAGGGCACCCCGGCCAACACGGCGGGGGCGGTCACGGCCGTCCGGCGGGCCCTGGAGGCCGCCGGGCGGCCGGCCGGTGACCTCGCGACCGTGCTGCTCAACGAGGCCACGCCGGTGATCAGCGGGCTCGCGATGGAGACGATCACCGAGACCGTCATCACCGAGTCCACGATGATCGGGCACAACCCGGAGACCCCGGGGGGCGAGGGGATCGGGGTCGGCACGACCGTGCCCCTCGACGGGCTCGGCGGCACCGCGGCGGGGAGCCCGGTCGTCGTCGTGGTCGCCGCCGGTGCCGACTTCGACGACGTCGCGGAGCGGCTGAACCGGGCGTCCGACCGCGGCGTCGTGGTCGTCGCCGCGGTCCTGCACGGCGACGACGCGGTCCTCGTGGTGAACCGGCTGCGGCACCGGATCCCGGTCGTCGACGAGGTGTCCGCCGTGGAGCGGGTCCCCCTCGGGATGCTCGCGGCGGTGGAGGTCGCGCCGCCGGGGAGGACGATCCGCACGCTGTCGGACTCCTACGGGCTGGCGTCGACGTTCGACCTCGACGCCGAGCAGACCCGGCAGGTCTCCCCGGTGGCCCGCGCGCTCTCGGGCAACCGGTCCGCCGTCGTCGTGCGGACACCGGCCGGTGACGTCACCGACCGGCGCATCCCGGTCGGGACGCTGACGCTGTCGGGCTCCGGGCGCACGCTCGACGTCGGCGTCGACGACGGCGCGGACGCCATCATGGAC
Proteins encoded in this window:
- a CDS encoding propanediol/glycerol family dehydratase medium subunit — its product is MTAAVEPLRTLTLRETGTAERGTRPEEVVVALSPAFGDPFTKTIVEVPHAEVVRQLLAGIEEQGGTARLIKVFRTADLAAIAHFGASLSGSGIAVGVLSRGTTVVHQRDLPRLSNLELFPQAPLLDAEVFRMIGANAAQYAQGRSPRPVPTRNDQMARPRWQAKAALLHIKEFECIDHSRAAVEVEPVITRVD